In Nicotiana tabacum cultivar K326 chromosome 10, ASM71507v2, whole genome shotgun sequence, the DNA window AGAGTCATATGAAATCTATACACGAGATGATATAGTGGAGTTTATCAAAAGTATAAGGAGATGGGGAGATATAAGTCCCATATGGTATAATCATCACAATGTGTGCTTGTACCTATGAGAAAAAGTAAATACCAATTGGaattgagtataaaaatattttgtaaatcTTATCGACCTTCATCCAAAAGGTGGAACAAGTCTTTGAGAAAGACATGCATACATTCATAAAATCATACTTTTTCTTATAGGTTTTGTCATTTCATAATTCAACACAGTTGCTTCATAATGTAAACAGTCCATATAATTCTCTTaccagaaaaatattttaaatccaTTTTATCTTCCCTGGGTCACAAACATATAAATATCTTTTACCATGAATATTACCTAGACACTAACAAGTTTCTGTTATTACACATTAGTTTTAATGATGACAATAGTACAAATCTAACCAATTTTAATTGATTGCAATAATTCAGGAACGTGAAAGGAAAGTTATGCAACTAATGAAGATGTCAAAAGGAAAAGAGATCGCTTTGCAGCTGTCTTAAGCGatgtctaaagcaaataaggatgAGAAATCAGTTTGTAAATTAAGGAGAGTCTCTAGAGAAAAACATCAGAAGATTTTGATGAAAGTTAGAGTGATCAAAGATCAATCAAGATGTGTCGTAAATTACTCCGAGAAATCAGGAATGCAAGAAGGAAAAAAGATCATTGAATCTAGTCTTCCTTGTGAGCTGAATACAGAGGCAATCCTTGGGTCAAATCTCTTAGAATATCCTTTGCCCCAATCAATGGTCAAACTGCAACAGCTCCATCAACGAGAAGATCACAAGTTCTACCTATATGAAGAACTGAAAGACAAAAGGAAGAACCACGCAACTTGATATACATATTTCTATATCTTTCTAGTTTTTAATACAAACATTGTATTCTTGAGTTTACGAGTGTCGCAAAAGATAGGAAGAGTTAGAAAACAAACAAGAAGTTGTGTCAAGCATAAACAATCATTGTTGCTAAATATCGTTAGTGGTGAACGAACTAAAACCACAACTGTTGTAACGATTCATATATTGAAGATCTAAAAGAATccttgtgacccaagggaacTGGATGTATGTAGCACAACGGTACTGAATCTATATAAAATTCATGtgtctttactgctttcttattCCAGCACAATTTGCTTCTGCTAAATTTTAACCCTGGGAAGAAGATGAGTCGACTATTACTCTCTTTAGTCAACAGATTTTTAAATTGGTCACAATTTACCCCTTCCCTCTTGTGTTTCAACTGATATCAGAGAAAGTTTTCACGAGTACTACCTAACCACAAGTGAGAAAAAGATCATGGGATCAAAAAAAAGTCATTAGAGTACAATTTCAAGTGGGAACCTCTCAAGTAAGACTGCACTACTTTAATGGTCAGCACTTTTCACACTGGAAAGTGCAAATAGAAACCTACACAAAATCATATGACATTAAGATGTGGCGTATGATCGAAAAGGGAGatctcccaatcccaccaaggaAGGATAAAGACAGTAAGGTTATGGTACCATCCGACCCTCTCGATTTAGATGATTACACTGATGAACAAGCAGACATTGTTCAAGTGAATGCTAAGGCAAAAAATCTCATGTACAATACCATAAGTGGAGAAGAGTATAAAAAGTCACCAAGCTGTAAAACTGCAAAAGAAATGTGGTATAAACTGAAAGCCACACATGAAGGTACAAACAAAGTAAAAGAAACAAGGATAAATCTCTTGGTTCATGAACATGAACTGTTTCAAATAAAGGAGGGTGAATCCATTTAAGAAATGTTCTCAAGATTTAGCAAGATCATTGGAGATCTAAAATTATTCGGAACACCCTTGAAAACTGGAGAACAAGTCAGAAAAATTCTCAGAAGCTTACATACAGCATGACAGCCTAAAAATGTCAAGATCTTGATAAAATATTATACGATGAATTACGAGGATCTCATAGACTTTGAAAAGAATCATCTAAGCAGACGTGTacgagaaaagaaaaagaaaaaggttgcTTTCAAGGTAACAACAGCCGAGtctgaaaatgaagaagaagaagaaaaagaaggcgGAGAGCATGATGAAACTATATCAATGTTATATAGGGTAGTATCAAACATGATGAGAAAAACCAGAGAAGGAAGAAAAGGTAAACAATTTGCCAGAAAAGGAAGGccacaaaataaaaatgatggAAGATGCTATGAATAtggaaaatttggccatatacAAGCTGAATGTACGGAATTAGAAAGGAAATCAACAAaggtttttaaaagaagaaatcatTCGGAGCTTGGAGTGACAAAGAAGGATATGAAAGTGAAGAAACGGCCAACACATGCTTCATGGCATTAGGAGAAAATAATGATGAAGAATTAGAGAATGAACTAGATGAAAAGCTAAGTCCTATGGCTATCGGAGAAATCAGCGAGGAACACCGcaagaaaagcaaaaaaggaaAATGGTACCTTGATAGTGCTAtcatgacccaattctccctccACAAGATgtcatgatggtacctagtctctacgactaggtaagcctaacaattgtgaaaataattgaaaataaagACAGAATCAACAACTCAATTTCAACAGTTAACTATATAACGGAAAAATACCGCTCGGCATGCACAAGCAAACCAACACTCGGGTATACACAATGTTCTCAAAACCTAGCAGTCACAAGTCACAAGCGTATAGGAGAAAACTAAGTATCTCTATACACTAGAGTCTAAGAAAGTACGGAAAAGTAAACGACATAAGAAGGAATAGAGAGAGATTCTGAGGTCTGCGAATGCgggcaaatataccttgaagtcttcaaaaTCTCACTACTCAATAATATTGAGGCTGATAgaaggtacctggatctgtacacaaaacatgtgcagaagaataacatgagtacactacaacagtacctagtaagtgccaagcctaacctcggtcgagtaatgACAAggtcaagtcagggccctactagcaTATAATAAATAAGGCAGAAGAATATAGCAATGTAATAAACGACTGGAAATTTAACAGAGAGAAAATTATAGAAAGATAACATCACATCACATAGGGATAAACAACAGGGgtgctcccgagataccgtctcatagtcccagaagtaaatatgcaaggagatctcccaaggtaccacctcgtagtcttaaaagtaaatgtgcagggggatctcctaagtaccgcctcgtagtcctagaAGTAAACACATTGCTCGAAACCGATGAATACAATAATTAACATCAGGAATTCTATAGTTAAGACTGAGACAAATCAAGAAAAAACAGGAAATCAACTAAGCATGTCGCACAGATTTCCAATAAGCATTTGAGACACGCAGGcatgcgatattaggctaaacaggataactacacatgatggtataactcaattaagataaAAATaggttactactcagtaaaaaaaatcaaattttacaACAATTATCCcatgtacgcacttgtcacctcgtgtacacgacgctcacatatcacagaagtatcacaatagtaccaaatcctaaggggatttcccccaaacaaggttaggcaagccacttactgtggatgcttatcttagcttccctgatgtcatccacatcccctagattgacgactttcgtgtcatttgagttgggctttttttttttttttttcaaattggctcaactctttgttaatttcttcgaaggcttcatccttatcgtattccgacttatcatcacaatcttgtactataagttcgaaatcaggttgatttttttttttagactaggctgaagatccgtcgtgcatgccgcccctctttgcccgaagacacgaagggttttcgtgcaaagataaagtgagcgattttttcccattcgagtactccgttgaagcattttctgaaaaagatttgaccgaacctttgcttcaaaggtttcctacatatcctgggctaaacaggaatcaggtcaatgtagttcgggaaactttggtagctgggacttcCGTTGGACtgcactgttactgttgttgcatgctattactactgcttactgatctccttgttacaccgtgcttaaaagaaaacaagaagctaagctatactgcaatttttcttgttgccttgctttcttgtttgcttgcattttttccggtgattttcttctttttgacacatgcacttgagtttgtgctgtgacctcttgttgcaaccttccgtttcccggtgccggggaattttattgtttcctgctggggattcctattgtaaccctctgttttattgtcctctgacttgatcttgaaatgtatgcctctgttatctgggcgggctcccaattttaatacttgaaaattaaagacttgaaatgtatgtctctgttatctgggcgagctcccaagttcaatgcttgaaaattaaagactgaaatgtatgcctctgttctatgggcgagctcccaacttcaacaacaactttaaaaatgaatgccattcctctcttcaggcgggctcctgacctcaacaacaactttgaaaataatcgtcattcctctcttcaggggggctcctgatttcaacaactttaaaaaaataaaatcctgttcgagggcggatgaacccaaaa includes these proteins:
- the LOC142165157 gene encoding uncharacterized protein LOC142165157; translated protein: MWRMIEKGDLPIPPRKDKDSKVMVPSDPLDLDDYTDEQADIVQVNAKAKNLMYNTISGEEYKKSPSCKTAKEMWYKLKATHEGTNKVKETRINLLVHEHELFQIKEGESI